From one Babylonia areolata isolate BAREFJ2019XMU chromosome 35, ASM4173473v1, whole genome shotgun sequence genomic stretch:
- the LOC143278123 gene encoding uncharacterized protein LOC143278123, with product MAASEEHNPSSTVSLWRSTLGPEDGDDGPKTSSATHNMTTTTTTTKTVTGTAAMLNDITIMLWYVVPPLVLLSGTFGNMMIVAVMQRMRRASKSTACLSLYFTALAWSDQCLLVVALPFYWVDKAFSWPPSFHRFDLLCWIPKFLWSITGITSAWFLVAMTYQRVTSVVAPHRVGVLCTVRRGKVIVAFIVVASCAQNVHFLFTWVYWPEYGQCQYRQKYMYVLDVLEWLDMVWASLLPFVLLATGNVVLVWQVIQSKRLSGKLRAGGGAGAGQQGTSSTDRVHSMTLTLILTSAAFLVLTLPLCVFDVALQTIYAEISSNESNAVVNLARFFVVIFWIGASASNFYLYILSGKKFREESKRILCCGGSDNVK from the coding sequence ATGGCTGCTTCTGAAGAACATAATCCATCCAGCACGGTATCCCTCTGGCGATCAACGTTGGGTCCTGAGGATGGTGACGATGGCCCGAAGACTTCATCAGCGACACacaacatgaccaccaccaccaccaccactaagacAGTGACAGGCACGGCAGCCATGCTGAACGACATCACCATCATGCTGTGGTACGTAGTGCCGCCTTTAGTACTGCTCTCCGGGACCTTCGGCAACATGATGATCGTGGCTGTGATGCAGAGAATGCGGCGGGCGTCCAAGTCCACGGCCTGTCTCTCCTTGTACTTCACGGCTCTGGCCTGGTCGGACCAGTGCCTCCTCGTGGTGGCCTTGCCCTTCTACTGGGTGGACAAGGCCTTTTCCTGGCCCCCGTCCTTCCATCGCTTCGACCTGCTGTGCTGGATCCCCAAGTTCCTCTGGTCCATCACCGGGATCACGTCAGCGTGGTTCCTGGTGGCGATGACGTATCAGCGGGTGACGTCAGTGGTGGCTCCGCACCGGGTGGGGGTTCTGTGCACGGTGAGGAGAGGGAAGGTGATCGTGGCCTTCATCGTCGTGGCTTCCTGCGCCCAGAACGTGCACTTCCTGTTCACGTGGGTGTACTGGCCCGAGTACGGGCAGTGTCAGTACCGGCAGAAGTACATGTACGTGCTGGACGTGCTGGAGTGGCTGGACATGGTCTGGGCCTCCCTGCTGCCCTTCGTCCTGCTGGCCACCGGCAACGTCGTGCTGGTCTGGCAGGTCATCCAGTCCAAACGTCTGTCCGGGAAACTGAGAGCGGGTGGGGGAGCGGGTGCGGGTCAGCAGGGCACGTCCAGCACGGATAGAGTGCACTCCATGACCTTGACCCTCATCCTGACCTCGGCAGCCTTCCTGGTGCTGACTCTCCCGCTCTGTGTGTTTGACGTCGCCCTGCAGACCATATACGCTGAGATCTCCTCCAATGAGTCCAACGCTGTGGTCAACCTGGCCAGGTTTTTTGTGGTGATTTTCTGGATCGGAGCCAGCGCGTCCAACTTCTACCTGTACATCCTGAGCGGAAAGAAGTTCAGGGAGGAATCCAAGCGGATTTTATGCTGCGGTGGCTCAGACAATGTGAAGTGA